CTGCACCGCATCTACCTTGATGTGAACCGCCCCCGGAGCGAGGCGGCCACAGACAGCAATGCCCTGCAGATATATGACCTGTACCATCAGACCATTCAAGCAGAGACGCACCGGCTGAAGGCGCTTCATGGCAGCGTCCTGTTCGTCGATCTGCATGCGCAGGCGACGTATCCGGCCGACTTGATGACGGATCGCGAAAGCACGGCTCTTCTCGCTTTGCAGAAGATCGCTCATCGGTATTCCGTTTACGGAATCTCTGCTATTGCGAGGGCCGATCTGTTCGAACACACCTGCCTCCTGCCCTGCTCTCTTGTGATCGCCCCTGTGCCCGATGGCTTTCTTGACGGCTACACGGCGAAAAGCGTTCGGCAGAGCGGCATACAGAGCCTGCAACTCGAGGTACACGCCCGCCAGCTACGCAACGAAACGCGACGCAGGCAACTTGCCGATGCACTGGCACGGCTGCTGGTGCGGTAGGGCCGCTGCGAGCGTAAAATCAGATTAACCGCTGAGGGCTCTGAGGGCGCGGAGACACAGATCGCAAGGGAAATTGGGAGAAGAGAGATAGCCCGGATAATTGTGGCTGCGTTTCCTCAGGGAAACCTCATAGCATTGAGTTATTCCTTTGATGTGTTCACTTTGTCCTGTACGAGTCACACCCCCAAGGCAATGCTACGATGATATAATTTCATAAGACCACACGATTCGGAGATTATAAAAAAAGTCACTTTCACCAGTTAGCTCAGTAATAAGGCACTTTATCCCTTTTAATGGCTGTCATCACATCGGATTTTTGTGCATTGGGTGCTGATACCAGGCGAAAGAGCTCCTGAGAAGGAGCATCGACAATATCATTCACCGCTTCAATTTCTTCCTGAGATAAAGGACCAAACTTCTCTTCAAGAAGAGAAACAAACAGATTACGCCGCTGTTCAATGATAAGGATAAATGAATTGATACGCCGAATATCACTTTCCCATCGTTGACGCATATAGCGCGCATAATCCTGTCGGCCTCCCGGCCACAGCTGAACGCTTTCGAGCTGCAAATCCCCTGTGTCAAACCGTCCGACGACCCAATTCTGACCGGATTGGCGACCATCTATGCGATGCCGTATAGTAAAGTCCTGCACAACCCCTTTGTACAAAAATACATAGTACAGGATGCTTTCCATATTTACGTAACTGCGGAACTCACCTCGCTCCTCATAACGATCGTACGTAAACCCAATGATGCGGTCCACGAGAAAGACGCGGTCATGAATACGCTTCTTAAAAGGGACAAGATATGTAAACCTGAGATTCGGGCCTTTCGGATAGACACTCAGGATTTCTTCTTCTGTGGTTACTCCTTTCACTGGCATTCTGTCCTCACGAAACTCGAAAGACCACCCAAACGGTGCTTTCAGAATGTCACCACGGAAGCGCTGATCAAACGTCCAATTGTCGCTCAAAAAGATCGAACATCCACTGAAGAAAATTACCCCAAAAACACTTATTCCAAGACGCATAGTTCTCTCCTTCAGACGCTGACTCTATACACCCTGACGTGAGAAAACTATTCCTGCAAGTCCTTATACGCTCAGTAAACCGAATGAGCTGCATCAGCGCCTCCGCCCGTTGCATGAAATCCATGGTCCAGGGCGGAACACACAGGCGAACCCCTGCTTTTGGCTCCCTCCGCGGTTGCAAAGAAGGCGGGCGCTCTCCAAAGGTTGTCCCCCGAAAAAAAACTGGACGCCAGAAAGATCTGTCGCTACTTCGGATCTGTAAATGCGTTCTCTCGTCGTAAACGTAATGCTTCTTGTCTCTGTGGTGGTGCTCCAGCGCAGACATAGATGCTTTACGCCCGAGAGATAAAGCCAGCCGGTTACCGGACTCAAAAAGGCCCTCGTCAGCGTAAAGCAGGCGGGGGCCTTTTTGTTTTTCGGGCCGGCCAGGCGAATAAAAAGCAAAGGAGCAGACTATGAAGAACGAAATGACCGGAGCGGAATTTATCATCGATTTTCTTGTGAAGAAGGGAGTGCATACGATCAGCGGCATTCCAGGCGGGGCGAATCTACCCCTTTATGACGCCCTGCAGCGCAGTCCCATTAGACATGTACTGGCCCGGCATGAACAGGGAGCGGGCTTTATCGCACAGGGTATGGCGCGGGCCACCGGAGAACCGGGCGTCTGCTTCGCATCGTCAGGGCCAGGCGTTACCAACCTGGCCACCGCCATCGCCGATGCCATGATGGATTCCATTCCCGTTCTCGCCATCACAGGTCAGGTTCCGACGTCGCTGATCGGCACCGACGCCTTTCAGGAGGTGGATGCCGTCGGTATCATGACGCCGATCACAAAGGCAGCCTTTATGATTCGCAACATTGACGAGCTTCAGGAAAGGCTTGAAGAGGCCTATCATATCATGCTCGACGGGCGTCCGGGGCCGGTTCTTGTCGATGTTCCGAAAGACATACAGTTCGCAAAGATGCCGGCCGCAAGTCGATCGTTTCAGGCTCCCTCAAAGCCTGCCACGTTCAACAGGGCCCCGTCGAATCCCACGCTTTCGGACTCAGATATTAAAACGAAAGATGCAGAGGCATCGCTGCCTTCACTGCCATCAACGAATTCGTTTCACGATAAGGTCAAAGCCATCGTCGCCATGTTGCAGGAGTCGAAACGTCCGTTGATCTATGCCGGTGGCGGCATCGTCTATGCCGGAGCCGCTGACGAATTCAGAGCCTTGATCGACGCCTTGCAGATACCGGCCGCCTTAACGCTGATGGGCCTTGGTACTCTGCCTGAAACGCATCCGTTGAACCTCGGCATGCTTGGCATGCACGGCAACAGATCGACGAACCATGCCATTGAAGAGGCCGATCTGATTCTCGCTCTGGGAGTGCGTTTCGACGACAGGGCGACCGGAAACGTACATACGTTCGCGCAGAATGCAAAGATCGTTCATATCGATATCGACGCCTCTGAGATCGGCAAGAATCGCTCCGTCGAAATCGGTCTGTGCGCCGATCTGAAAGAGGCGCTGACGGCACTTTTGCATGCGCTTCACGGTTATGAGAAGCCGATCGGTCAATCGTCCTGGCTTGATCACATCGAGTTATTACGAAAAGAGGATTACCTTCCCGAAGAATGGCTGGATAACCCCTTTCATCCCGTCGCCCTGCTGCGACATCTGGGCGAGATCGCTCCGGCCGATGCGATCTTTACGACAGACGTCGGTCAACATCAGATGTGGGCGGCGCAGCATCTGTCATTGCGAGGTCCGCGAAGCTTTCTCACGTCAGGCGGAGCAGGCACGATGGGATTCGGCCTGCCTGCCGCGATTGGCGCCGCCCTTGCCTACCCTGAGCGTCCCGTCATCTGTATAACGGGGGATGGATCGCTCTTTATGAACCTGGCCGAGCTTTCGACGGCGGCTGAGCTGAATCTGAATATCAAGGTCCTTGTTTTCAACAACAATCACCTCGGACTTGTCCGTCAGCAGCAGGATCTCTTTTATCAGAAGAACTTCTTCGCCATCCGGTATGATCGCCCGACCGATTATGCGATGGTGGCTCGCGGGATGGGCTTTGAGGCGCGAAACATCCTGCACGAGCAGAACGTCGGCGAGATCCTTGAAGCGGCGCTTTCAGAGAATGGGCCCGTTCTTCTGAACATCCCCATCGACGAAGAGCAGCATGTACTGCCCATGGTACCGCCCGGTAAGGCGAATATCCAGGCGATCACTCCGGTTGCATCGACCCGATAGCCGACCGTATAACGCAAAAAGGGAGGCACTGGCCTCCCTTTTATCCATGCATACAGGACCGCTCTTCAGTTGCCCTGTATGCTCTTTTTAAAGCCGAAACGAATCAGAGGATGCCGGAGTTATCCACAACCGACATCAGCTCTTTTACGGCGCCGGCCGACTTATCAAGAGCGGCTTTCTCGTCGGCGGTGAGCTGGATCTCGATGATCTTCTCGACGCCTTTCTCGCCCAGGATAACGGGAACGCCCATGAAGATGCCCTTATGACCGTATTCGCCTTCGCAGAGAACGGCGCAGGGGAAGATGCGCTTCTGGTCACGGATGATCGACTCTGCCATGGCAATAGCCGATGCGCCCGGAGCGTAGAAGGCCGAGCCCGTTTTCAGAAGATTGACGATCTCGCCGCCGCCGTTACGCGTACGATCTTCCATTGCGCGGATTTTCTCGGCGCTCAGTCCCGGATAATCGGGAAGCGGAATGCCGCCGATCGTCGAATAGCGGGAGAGCGGAACCATCGTATCGCCGTGGCCGCCGAGAACGAAGGCGGTGATGTCGTTTACAGAAACGCCGGTTTCCATAGAGATGAAGGCACGGAAGCGAGCGGAGTCAAGCACGCCGGCCATGCCCATCACGCGGCTTTTCGGAAAGCCCGTAACCTTCTGCATCACATACACCATCGCATCAAGCGGATTGGTGATGATAATGACGAAAGAATCGGGAGCGTATTTCTTGATGTTTTCGGCGACGTCTTTTACGATTTTGGTGTTCGTGGCGATAAGGTCGTCACGCGACATACCCGGCTTACGCGGAATACCGGCCGTTACGATGCAGATGTCGGCGCCGCGAATATCTTCGTAGGAGTTCGTTCCCGTTACGGTGGAGTTACAGCCTTCGACGGGAGTGGTCTCCATCACGTCCAGGCCCTTGCCCTGAGGCACGCCTTCGACGATGTCAAAGAGGATGACGTCGCCAAGCTCCTTCTGAGCGGCAAGCAGAGCCATAGTTCCGCCGATCTGACCGGCGCCGATTAATGCGATCTTCTTTCTGGGCATAGAAATACCATCCTTACAATATTATCATCCTCTGCACTGGAGGAAAAATTAGTATACTTTTCTTAGAATTTTTTCAAGGCCGATGCGGTCAAGGAATTTCAACCCCTGAGAGCAACGCGCCGATCAACGCGCATACTTGCGCACGATATCGATGAATTCCTGCAGCGAACGCTTGCTCTCGTCGGGGTCGACGGTCTCCTGAAAACACTGGTAGGCCTGCTTTTCGAGAATGGCCATCGCCACCCCGTCAAGGGCCGACTTCACGGCGCTGATCTGGTTCAGAATATCCACACAGGTGCGCTGGTCTTCGATCATCTTTCCGATGCCGACGACCTGCCCCTGAATGCGATTCATTCGCCGCCCGAGAGCGGCGATGGGATTCTCTTCCGAGCCTTCCAGCTCCTCTTCTATTCCCGGAGCCGGATCGCCAGCCTTCCGGGGAGTTTTCTCTTTGCGCTCGGACTTTTTAACGGCCATTTATCCTCGATGTTTATCACCGGCGAAATGATCAAGCCCTTTCATAATATCGTCCAGGCTTCCTATATCCATCGGCAGGATGACCGTATTCTCAGGACGGGCGATTCCGCCGATTTTTTGCAGATATTCCTGAGCCAGGCTGAGGTACACGGCCTGGCGTCCGCCCGTCATCTCGATGGATGCGGCGATTTTCTCAATACCGGCCGCCGTCGCCCGTGCGATTGCAAGCACCTCCTGTGCCTGTCCTTCGGCCTCATTGATCAGCTTCTGTTTCTCACCTTCTGACTTGTTAATGAGTTCCTGCTTCAAGCCCTCGGATCGGTTGATCATCGAACGCATATCGCCTTCGGACCTGGCAATCACGGCTCGCTTATCTCGCTCGGCCGTCATCTGCTTCTCCATCGAAGCCAGAACCGTCTGCGGAGGCGTGATGTTCTGAATCTCATAACGCAGGATGTTGATGCCCCAGTTATCGGCGGCCTCGTCTACCACGCGCACAATCTGAGCGTTGATCGACTCACGTTCTTCAAAGGTACGATCGAGTTCGAGCGAGCCGAAGGCGGCGCGCATGGTCGTCTGCGCAAGCTGAATCAGCGCATAACGATAGTCGGCGACGTGATAGGCTGCCTTGTAAGGATCGATGACCTTCATGTAGATGATGCCATCCACGCGAATCAAAACGTTATCTTTCGTAATGCAGTTCTGCGACGGAACGTCAATGGCCTCTTCTTTTAACGTGAGAATATATTCTACGTTATCAAAAAACGGAATCAGCGGATGAAAGCCTGCATAGAGACTTGTGCGGTATTTGCCCAATCGCTCGACGATGTAAACGTCCTGCGCCGGTACGATGCGGATGGCCCGCGCGAACTTGAAGGCAACATAAATGAAGAGAATAACGTAAAAAATCAAGCCTATTGTATCTAACATACCCATTGTAATTCTCCTGCGCCTTATTGCTTCGGCGTCTTCGGCGGTCGCGGAAACTGTCCGCTGTCGGTTTTCATGGCCTCGGTAATACCTGACACGCCCTGAAAGAAGCTCTGAATGACAGCCGGGCCAAGAGGAATGACCTGCGTCTTCGAGGTTTCGACGACGTCGCCGAATTCACGAATAAACTCTTCGGCAATACGCAGCTTCATCGCATCATCGCCGCCCGGTCGCGCAATAGCGGCGGCCACAAGGCGGATCGATTCTGCCGTAGCCTCGGCCACAAGCTCGATCTGCCGGGCACGGCCTTCAGCCTCGTTGATGCGTCGCATCTTCTCGCCTTCAGAGACGTTGATCGACTCGACCTTATCGCCTTCGGATCTGTTGATCGTCGCCGAACGCTCTCCCTCAGAATGAAAGATCTCGGCTCGTTTATCGCGCTCCGCCGTCATCTGCTTTTCCATCGTTGCAAGCACGGTTTTCGGCGGCATGATATTCTTGATCTCGTAACGGGTAACCTTCACGCCCCACGGATCGCTGGCAAGGTCAAGGGCTCGAATGATGTTATCGTTGATCGTTTCGCGCTCCATCAGCGTATGATCGAGATCAAGCTTACCGATCTCTGAACGCATGTTCGTTTGCGCAAGCTGAATCGAGGCAAAGCGATAGTCGCTGATGCCATACGAGGCCAGCTTCGGATCGACGACCTTGATATAGAGGATTCCGTCCACCTCTACCTGAACGTTATCTTTGGTAATACATATCTGAGGGGGAACATCGATGCTCTCTTCCTTCAGAGTATGCCTGTAGGCGACACGATCGACGATCGGAATCAGGAAATGGAAGCCAGACCCGAGGGTGGCGCTGTAATTCCCCAGCCTTTCTTTAATGAAAGCATGCTGGTGAGGAACGATGATAAAGGTCTTCCAGATGACAAAAAGCACCAGAAGAAGCAGAACGGCGGGAATACCAAACATGGCTGCACTGTAATCACGGCAAAGCTGCCGTCACCCATTTTTTTGAATTCTTGCTCGCATCTCGCAGACAATGCAATTGACTGATTCAAGCGAATCAGACATCTGCTTTTCTATGGACAACGTGTACCAACCTCCTCAAGCAAATCTGCAGCCGGACGATGATTTCGGAGCGGGCACATTCAGCATCAGCCGGGCCTTCAGCCTGGCAACGTCGACGTTCGGAAAGAAGTTCGGCCTGGCACTCGGTATTCTTTTACTGATGGTCATTATTTCGTTCGTCATTGTTTTTGCCGTCACGCTGCTCGGAGTGATTTTTCGCCTGACCGAGATCGTGCTGGGTCTGTGGATCATCTTAACTATCATGGTTTTTCCGGTATTTTTTGCCTCCTACACAGTCATCGGCTATCGCTTAATACGCCGGGAGGCTTCGGTTGGCGACCTGTTCTTAGGATTTCGGTCTTATGGATCGACCCTTGTCACGGCCATCAGCCTCTTCATACTCTATTATCTTATCACAATCCCTTTTAGCCTTCCGCAAATGCTCTACCTGTTTGAGGGTTTTCCAACAGAGAACGTCATGGAAAACATGTCCTCCTATATGGCCGGACTGAAGGCAAAGCAAGAGCAGATATACGATGCAGAAAATATCTGGCGCGTTTTCCTGGGCTACGCAGGATACCCTTTTGCCCTCTATTTTTGGGGAAGGGTGCAGATGGTTCTGCCGCTTGTAATACTACGCGAAAGCGGCATCGGGCAGGCCTTTAAGTCGAGCTGGCAATTGACGGGGCCGCATCATCTCAAGCTCGCCCTGTATCTATTCCTGATAACTATTGTTATGATTATCGGCTTCGCCATCCTTGCTTTTGGCATCGCCCTTTCTGCCTTAACGGGATCCCTTGCAATCATTCTGATCCCGGCCTGCGTCTTCCTGCTTCTCTTTGTTTTCGCCTACGGCCTTATTCTTTACGGAGCGGCGACCTATCAGCTTTTCGGCGACGACACGCAGCAGCCGGCGCCACAATAGGCTACGGATTGCAGTTAATCAGCACCTTACCGCCGCTCATCTGACGGCTGTAGTCTTCAATCGCCGCATGGATCTCTGCAAGGGGATAAATGCGGCGCACCTCGGTCTTGAGCTCGCCTGCAAGATGCTTCTGCACCGACCATCCGAGCCGCATCAGACTGAGAGCGGACTGCTTCTGTAACCAGAGCGAAAGCCAGAATCCGCGAATCTGCGCCTCTTTAAAGATCAGAAGACCCGGCGAAAGAGCACAGGCCTCGCCGGATAACCCACCGTACACGAGAACCGTCGAGAAGGCCGGCATACAACCGACAAGCTGCTGTGTGAGCGCTCCACCGACGGCATCGACGGCCATCGTCGCCTGAAGCTTACGCGCAAGAACGGCAAGCTTTCGCTCAAAATCGGGAGCAGTGCTGTTTAATACGTACTGCGCTCCCTGCTCTTCAAGCGTATTCACCTGCTCGTCGCGCCGCACGATATTGATCACAGGCCGACCGTTTACCGCGGCCAGCTTCCGGATCATTCCGCCCAGGGCGCTTGCCGCCGCCGTCTGGATCAGGGCGCCATGACGTCCTTTCTCGAAGATGTTATACATCGCCACCGCCGTCATCGGATTCACGATGAGCGACGATCCCTGTTCCAGACTAACGCTGCGACGCAACGGAATACATCCCTTCGCATCGGCGACCATGTATTGCGCCCAGGTGCCGTCTCCCGAACTGGAGGCGCAGGCCACGCGACGTCCCACAAGAAAACGACTCCACCCTCCACCATAGGCGACGACGGTTCCGCTGCCCTCAAAGCCCGGCACCGCAGGCAGCTTTTTCTTAATACCGTACTGCCCTGATAAAAAGGCAAGGTCGGATGGATTGATGGACGCATAGGCCATGCGAATCAAGACCTGCCCCGGTTGCAGAGCGGGTAACTCGACCTCCTGCACCGGCATATCGGCAGGCGTTCCATAACGGAGCAGCCGCGCTCCCTGCATCGTCGTAACAGGAATCATATCATACTCTCCAGGGACTGAACATCTTACGAACCATGAAGCCCGTAAGCTTCAGACCGTTACCCATCCGCGCAAAGAGAGAGGGCGACATGACGAAACGAAGGGCCTGAAGCAGCGCTGTATACGTGCGTTCATCAAACGGGAACCACCACAGATTACGACTGGGCGAGAGAAAATCCCAGTTCACCAGTTTCGCATGCGTCATCTCATCGAGGCCGAGATGCGAATGCGTGCGCCCGAGTCCTGACTCCTTCCAGCCGCCCCATGGCGTCTCGGACTGTCCGTGCGTGTAAAGATGGTCGTTGATCGTCGTCACTCCGCTATGCAGCTTTGCGGCGATCCTGCGTCCCTCAGAGAGGTTGCGCGTCCATACCGATGAGGTTAACGCCATCGTCGAGTCGTTCGCCAGCCGGATCGCCTCTTCGATATCACGGAACTTCATAACGGGCAACACCGGACCGAACGTCTCTTCGCGCATGATCTCCATTGAATGATTCACGCCGGTCATCAAAGTCGCCGGATAAAACCATCCTTTATCGGCCCCTGCAGGCTGCGACTGCGCGACGATCTTCGCACCGGCTGAAAGGGCGGCCTCAACCTGAGAGCGCACCGTTTCAAGCTGCTCTTTCGTCGTCATCGCCCCCATATCGACGCCATGCCCGGTATCAGGGCCGTGGCGCATCGCCTTCGTTTTCGCAGCGAGCATATCCACAAAGCGATCATAGACCGATTCATGCACGTAGATGCGCTCCACGCCGCCGCAGCTCTGTCCGGCGTTTTGATATCCGGCCCAGGCGGCGCCGCTTGTCGCTCGCTCAAGATCGGCGTCGGGTAGCACGATCATCGGATCCTTTCCGCCCAGCTCCAGCGAAAGCGGCGTTAGAGTCGCCGCCGCCTCGGCCATCAATCTTTTACCGGTCGGAACAGAGCCCGTAAAAAAGATCTTATCGATACCGTTGTCGAAGAATCCCCGGCTAACCTCGGCGCCCGATCCGACGATATGAGAGAAGAGGCCTTCAGGCAGCTCGCCGGCAGCGACGATCTTATCGATGGCCTCGCCCACAAGAACCGTAGCGGCGGCGACCTTCAGCATGACGGCGTTACCCGCCATGAGGGCCATCACCACCTCGCCAAACGGAATGGAGAGCGGATAATTCCAGGGGCTGATGATGCCGACGATGCCGACCGGCACACGAATGATCTGATTCCTCTTGTTAAAGAAGAGCAGCGAAGATCCGGGAAGCATCTTCGGCTTCAGGTGCGACGCCGCATGCTTGCCGTACCAGTTCGCCGCAAGGGCGCAGGGAATGACCTCGGTGGCAAGGGCGTCGATACGCGACTTGCCGTTATCGCGGCTGACGATGGCGGCCAGCTCTTCGGCGTTCGCGACGA
This region of Leptonema illini DSM 21528 genomic DNA includes:
- a CDS encoding metal-sensitive transcriptional regulator, with product MAVKKSERKEKTPRKAGDPAPGIEEELEGSEENPIAALGRRMNRIQGQVVGIGKMIEDQRTCVDILNQISAVKSALDGVAMAILEKQAYQCFQETVDPDESKRSLQEFIDIVRKYAR
- a CDS encoding zinc-binding dehydrogenase codes for the protein MIPVTTMQGARLLRYGTPADMPVQEVELPALQPGQVLIRMAYASINPSDLAFLSGQYGIKKKLPAVPGFEGSGTVVAYGGGWSRFLVGRRVACASSSGDGTWAQYMVADAKGCIPLRRSVSLEQGSSLIVNPMTAVAMYNIFEKGRHGALIQTAAASALGGMIRKLAAVNGRPVINIVRRDEQVNTLEEQGAQYVLNSTAPDFERKLAVLARKLQATMAVDAVGGALTQQLVGCMPAFSTVLVYGGLSGEACALSPGLLIFKEAQIRGFWLSLWLQKQSALSLMRLGWSVQKHLAGELKTEVRRIYPLAEIHAAIEDYSRQMSGGKVLINCNP
- the ilvB gene encoding biosynthetic-type acetolactate synthase large subunit, with amino-acid sequence MKNEMTGAEFIIDFLVKKGVHTISGIPGGANLPLYDALQRSPIRHVLARHEQGAGFIAQGMARATGEPGVCFASSGPGVTNLATAIADAMMDSIPVLAITGQVPTSLIGTDAFQEVDAVGIMTPITKAAFMIRNIDELQERLEEAYHIMLDGRPGPVLVDVPKDIQFAKMPAASRSFQAPSKPATFNRAPSNPTLSDSDIKTKDAEASLPSLPSTNSFHDKVKAIVAMLQESKRPLIYAGGGIVYAGAADEFRALIDALQIPAALTLMGLGTLPETHPLNLGMLGMHGNRSTNHAIEEADLILALGVRFDDRATGNVHTFAQNAKIVHIDIDASEIGKNRSVEIGLCADLKEALTALLHALHGYEKPIGQSSWLDHIELLRKEDYLPEEWLDNPFHPVALLRHLGEIAPADAIFTTDVGQHQMWAAQHLSLRGPRSFLTSGGAGTMGFGLPAAIGAALAYPERPVICITGDGSLFMNLAELSTAAELNLNIKVLVFNNNHLGLVRQQQDLFYQKNFFAIRYDRPTDYAMVARGMGFEARNILHEQNVGEILEAALSENGPVLLNIPIDEEQHVLPMVPPGKANIQAITPVASTR
- a CDS encoding SPFH domain-containing protein; amino-acid sequence: MFGIPAVLLLLVLFVIWKTFIIVPHQHAFIKERLGNYSATLGSGFHFLIPIVDRVAYRHTLKEESIDVPPQICITKDNVQVEVDGILYIKVVDPKLASYGISDYRFASIQLAQTNMRSEIGKLDLDHTLMERETINDNIIRALDLASDPWGVKVTRYEIKNIMPPKTVLATMEKQMTAERDKRAEIFHSEGERSATINRSEGDKVESINVSEGEKMRRINEAEGRARQIELVAEATAESIRLVAAAIARPGGDDAMKLRIAEEFIREFGDVVETSKTQVIPLGPAVIQSFFQGVSGITEAMKTDSGQFPRPPKTPKQ
- a CDS encoding SPFH domain-containing protein, which translates into the protein MGMLDTIGLIFYVILFIYVAFKFARAIRIVPAQDVYIVERLGKYRTSLYAGFHPLIPFFDNVEYILTLKEEAIDVPSQNCITKDNVLIRVDGIIYMKVIDPYKAAYHVADYRYALIQLAQTTMRAAFGSLELDRTFEERESINAQIVRVVDEAADNWGINILRYEIQNITPPQTVLASMEKQMTAERDKRAVIARSEGDMRSMINRSEGLKQELINKSEGEKQKLINEAEGQAQEVLAIARATAAGIEKIAASIEMTGGRQAVYLSLAQEYLQKIGGIARPENTVILPMDIGSLDDIMKGLDHFAGDKHRG
- a CDS encoding glycerophosphoryl diester phosphodiesterase membrane domain-containing protein: MDNVYQPPQANLQPDDDFGAGTFSISRAFSLATSTFGKKFGLALGILLLMVIISFVIVFAVTLLGVIFRLTEIVLGLWIILTIMVFPVFFASYTVIGYRLIRREASVGDLFLGFRSYGSTLVTAISLFILYYLITIPFSLPQMLYLFEGFPTENVMENMSSYMAGLKAKQEQIYDAENIWRVFLGYAGYPFALYFWGRVQMVLPLVILRESGIGQAFKSSWQLTGPHHLKLALYLFLITIVMIIGFAILAFGIALSALTGSLAIILIPACVFLLLFVFAYGLILYGAATYQLFGDDTQQPAPQ
- a CDS encoding aldehyde dehydrogenase family protein — encoded protein: MSVTATRETVSVNPATMEEVGRVVHTDMSRLPALFAKAREAQKAWEATPFSVRKRHILKMRDYIVANAEELAAIVSRDNGKSRIDALATEVIPCALAANWYGKHAASHLKPKMLPGSSLLFFNKRNQIIRVPVGIVGIISPWNYPLSIPFGEVVMALMAGNAVMLKVAAATVLVGEAIDKIVAAGELPEGLFSHIVGSGAEVSRGFFDNGIDKIFFTGSVPTGKRLMAEAAATLTPLSLELGGKDPMIVLPDADLERATSGAAWAGYQNAGQSCGGVERIYVHESVYDRFVDMLAAKTKAMRHGPDTGHGVDMGAMTTKEQLETVRSQVEAALSAGAKIVAQSQPAGADKGWFYPATLMTGVNHSMEIMREETFGPVLPVMKFRDIEEAIRLANDSTMALTSSVWTRNLSEGRRIAAKLHSGVTTINDHLYTHGQSETPWGGWKESGLGRTHSHLGLDEMTHAKLVNWDFLSPSRNLWWFPFDERTYTALLQALRFVMSPSLFARMGNGLKLTGFMVRKMFSPWRV
- the mdh gene encoding malate dehydrogenase, with protein sequence MPRKKIALIGAGQIGGTMALLAAQKELGDVILFDIVEGVPQGKGLDVMETTPVEGCNSTVTGTNSYEDIRGADICIVTAGIPRKPGMSRDDLIATNTKIVKDVAENIKKYAPDSFVIIITNPLDAMVYVMQKVTGFPKSRVMGMAGVLDSARFRAFISMETGVSVNDITAFVLGGHGDTMVPLSRYSTIGGIPLPDYPGLSAEKIRAMEDRTRNGGGEIVNLLKTGSAFYAPGASAIAMAESIIRDQKRIFPCAVLCEGEYGHKGIFMGVPVILGEKGVEKIIEIQLTADEKAALDKSAGAVKELMSVVDNSGIL